In Amycolatopsis sp. FBCC-B4732, the genomic stretch AGCGCGAGCCAGCGGCCCGCGACGCGCTCCGGCGCGGTGGTGGTCACGGTGAACCCCGAGGTAAGCTGCAGATGCATTGCTAGTCGGCCGTCAAGTAAGTTGAGGGGTGGAGCATGGCCGGGCGACGCACCGACACGCGCGAACGCATCCAGCGCGTCGCGCTCGAGCTGTTCGCCGAGCAGGGGTACGAAGGCAGCTCGCTGCGGGAGATCGCCGAGCGGCTCGAGGTGACGAAAGCCGCGCTGTACTACCACTTCCGCACGAAGGAGGACATCGTCACGAGCCTCCTCGAGGACTGGGGGACGGCGCTCGACGACCTCCTCGAGCGCGAAACCCGGCCCGAGGAGCTGCTCACCGCGTACGCCGGGCTGGTCGAAAGCAAGTTCGGCCCGGTCATCGGCCTGGTGCAGCGCAACGCGACGGCGTTGAAGGCCATCGCCGCGGGCGCCGGGCTCGCGGACCGGATGCTCCGCCTCCACGAGCGGCTCTGCGGCGGGTCCGACGCTCCCGAAGCGAGCCTGCGCGCGCGGCTCGCGCTGGTCGCCGTGCAGCTCACCAGCGTCGAAGGCGGCCCGGAAACCCCGCCGGACGTCGCGCTCGCCGTCGGGCTCGACATCCTTTCTCCTGGTCGGAACGCGGACACGTAGGCTGGTCGGGTGCTCGCCGTAGTTCCGCCCCCAGTCACCGTCCGGGTCCCGGCCAAGGTCAACCTGCACCTTTCGGTCGACGACCTGCGCGAAGACGGTTACCACGAGCTGGTGACCGTGTTCCAGGCGCTGTCGCTGACCGACGAAGTGACCGTCGCGGTCACCGACGACCCCGGCATCGAGGTCTACGGCGAAGGTGAGGGCACCGTCCCGACCGGCCCGGAAAACCTGGCGTGGCGGGCGGTCGAAGCGCTCGCCAAGCACGTCGGGCGCACCGGCGAGCCGAAGGTCCGGGTGGTGCTGCGCAAGGGCATCCCGGTCGCCGGCGGCATGGCGGGCGGCAGCGCCGACGCGGCGGCGACCCTGGTCGGCCTCGCGTCGCTCTGGAACCTCGACGTCACGCGCGACGAACTGGCCGGGCTCGCCGCCGGCCTGGGCAGCGACGTCCCGTTCGCGCTCTACGGCGGCACCGCGCTCGGCACCGGGCGCGGCGAGCACCTGGTCCCGGTGCTTTCGCGGCACACGTTCCACTGGGTGCTGGCGTTCGACTCCGAAGGGCTGTCGACGCCGAAGGTGTTCAAGGAGCTGGACCGGCTGCGCGCGGCGGGCAAGCCACCGCGGATCGGTTCGCACACCCCGGTCGTCGAGGCGCTGGCCTCGGGCGACCCGCGCCAGCTGGCCCTCCTGCTCGGCAACGACCTCCAGGCGGCGGCGGTCTCGCTGCGCCCGGAGCTGCGCCGCACGCTCCGCGCGGGCGTGAACGCGGGCGCGCTCGCGGGCACGGTGTCCGGCTCCGGCCCGACGTGCGCGTTCCTCTGCGAAGGCGCCAACTCGGCGGTGGAGGTCGCCGCGGAGCTGTCGGGCGCGGGGGTGTGCCGCACGGTCCGCGTGGCCCACGGCCCGGTCCCGGGCGCCCGCGTGGTCGGCGGCGACGACGCGAACCGGCCGACACCGCCGCGGGTGCACGCGTGAAGCACGCGGAATTCGCGTTCCCCGGCGCGCTGCGCGACAAGCTGGTCGCGGCGATCCTGCGCGGGGAGAAGACGTCGACCACCGGCCTGCTGGCCGAATACGAGAAGTACGGCGAAGAACTGCCCGTCGTCGGCGAGCGCGAGCTGATGATCGACTCGGCGGGCGTCGGCGTCGCGGTGCTCGAAACCACCGAGGTGCGCGTGCTCCCGCTGTCCGAAGTGGACTTGCGGCACGCGCTCGACGAGGGTGAGGGCTTCACCAGCGTCGCCGAATGGCGCGCGGACCACACGGACTACTGGCAGAGCGCCGAAATGCGCGCCGCCATGGAAGATCCGGAATTCACCGTGGACGACACGACGCAGGTCGTGGCGACGCGGTTCGTGATAGTGGAAAGGATCGGCTGAGCGGATGGCCAACCTGGTCAACCTGGAGTCGGTGAGCAAGTCCTACGGGATTCGCCCGCTCTTGGACGGTGTGTCGCTCGGGATCGCGGCCGGTCAGCGCATCGGCGTCGTCGGGCTCAACGGTGGTGGCAAGACCACCCTGCTGGAAGTCCTTTCCGGACTCGCCGAGCCCGATTCCGGGCGGGTGAGCCACGTCGGCGGCCTGCGGATGGCCGTCGTCACCCAGCGCACGGAACTGCCGGACGGCAGCACGGTCGGCGACGTCGTCCTCGAGCGCTACGGCGCCGAGCACGAGTGGGCCGCCGACGCGCGCGTCCGGTCCATTGTGGACGGTTTGGGGATCACCGCGATCGGGCTGGACAAGCCGACCGCGAACCTCTCCGGCGGCGAGCGGCGGCGCGTTTCGCTGGCCGCCGCGCTGACCGGCGAACTCGACCTCGTCGTGCTCGACGAGCCGACCAACCACCTGGACGTCGAAGGTGTCCGCTGGCTGGCCGACCACCTGCTCACGCGCCGGATCGCGGTCGTGGTCGTCACGCACGACCGGTGGTTCCTCGACACCGTCGCGACGCTGACGTGGGAGGTCGCGAACGGCCGCGTCGAGCAGTACGAAGGCGGTTACGCGGACTGGATCTTCGCGCGCGCCGAACGGGCGCGGCTCGCGGCGACGGCCGAGGAGAAGCGGCAGAACCTGGCCCGCAAGGAACTCGCGTGGCTGCGCCGCGGCCCGCAGGCGCGCTCGTCGAAGCCGCGCTATCGCATCGAGGCGGCCGAAGCGCTGATCGCCGACGTCCCGCCGCCGCGCGACTCCGTCGAACTGCAGGCGTTCGCCAAGCGGCGCCTCGGCAAAACGGTGCTGGAGCTGGAAGACACGACGTACGCGGTGGGTGACCGGACACTGCTCGACCACGTCACCTGGCGGATCGGCCCGGGCGACCGGATCGGTCTGGTCGGGGTGAACGGCTCGGGCAAGACGTCGCTGTTGAAGCTGCTCGGCGGTGACATCGAGGGGTCGACCGGCCGCCGGATCGAGGGCAAGACGGTCGCGCTCGCGCACCTGCGCCAGGAACTCGACGACCTGCCCGGCGACCTGCGCGTGCTGCAGGCGATCGAGCAGGTGGCCGGCCGCGTGGTGTTCGGCAAGCAGGAGATGACGGCGTCGCAGCTGGGCGAAAAGCTCGGCTTCCCCCAAGCCCGCCAGTGGACCCCGGTCGGCGACCTCTCGGGCGGCGAGCGGCGCCGGCTGCAGCTGTGCCGCCTGCTGATGGCCGAGCCGAACGTGCTGCTGCTCGACGAACCGACGAACGACCTGGACATCGACACGCTGCAGCAGCTGGAGGACCTCCTCGACGGCTGGCCGGGCACGATGGTCGTGGTCTCGCACGACCGCTACCTGGTGGAACGCGTCTGCGACACGATCGTCGCCCTCTTCGGCGACGGCCGCATCACCCACCTGCCGGGCGGCATCGAGGAGTACCTGAACCGCCGCTCGGCGGCGAAGGAGAGCACCGGCCCGTCCCCGTCCGCGGCGAAGGTGGAGGCGAAGAAGTCGGCGGCGGACCTGCGGGCGGCGCAGAAGGACCTCGGCCGCCTGGAGCGCAAGCTCGACCAGCTGCACGCGAAGGAGGAGAAGCTCCACGCGTCCTTGCTGGCGGCGGCGACGGACCCGGCGAAGCTGATGGAGCTGAACGCGGAGCTGAAGGGCGTGCAGGGGGAGATCGAGGACGTCGAGGCGCGCTGGCTGGAGACGTCCGAACTGCTGGAGTGACACGCCTGCCAGTAATGTCTGCCTCATGAGCAGGTTCGTGGACACGCTCGTCGCCACCGCGGCGGGGCGGGGTCAGCAGCGTGGCATGGTCACCGGGGAGCCCAAGGAGCCGGTTCGGCGGACCTGGGGCGAGGTGCACGAAGAAGCCCGGCGGATCGCCGGCGGGCTGGTCGCCAACGGCTTTCAGCGGGGTGCCGCCGTTGCGGTGCTGGCCGCGGCGCCGGTGCTGATCGCGCCGACCGTGCAGGCCGTTTGGCTGGCCGGGGGCAGCGTCACCATGCTGCACCAGCCGACGCCGCGGACCGATCTCGCCGAGTGGGCCGAGGACACCGTGCGGGTGCTCGGGATGATCGGGTCGAACCTGGTGCTGCTGGGCGAGCCGTTCGACCAGCTCGCGCCGGTGCTGGCCGAAAAGGGCATCGGCTACCGGCTGATCAGCGATCTCGCCGGCGCCGAGCCGCTGGAAGACGTCGTCGTCACCGATGAAGGCGAAACCGCGCTGCTGCAGCTGACCAGTGGCTCCACCGCCGACCCGAAGGCCGTGCGGATCACCTACGGCAACCTGTACTCCAACGTCAAGGCCATGGTCGACCGCGCGGAGTTCGACTTCGACGTCGACGTGATGGTGTCCTGGCTGCCGACCTTCCACGACATGGGCATGGTCGGCTTCCTGACCGTGCCGATGACCTTCGGCGTCGAGCTGGTCAAGATCACGCCGGTCGAGTTCCTGTCGGGCCCGCTGATCTGGCCCCAGCTGATCACCAAGTACCACGGCACCACGACGGCGGCGCCGAACTTCGCCTACGCCATCGTCGGGCGCCGGATGGCCCGCGTCGACGACGACAACGAGTACGACCTCTCGAAGCTGCGCATCGCCCTCAACGGCGCCGAGCCCATCGACGAGACCGCCGTCCAGACGTTCGTCGACGCCGGGGCCCGGTTCAAGATGCCGGCGGAATGCGTCTTCCCGGCCTACGGCATGGCCGAAGCGACCCTGGCCGTCTCGTTCGCGCCGCTGTTCACCGGGCTGACCCTCGACGTCGTCGAAGCGGACGCGCTCGAGGCGGGCAACCGCGCGGTGCCGGTCGCCGAGGGCGACCCGCGGCGCGGCACCGACGACGTCCGGTCGTTCGCGCTGCTCGGCCGTCCGCTGGACGGGCTCGAGGCGGAGATCGTCAACGAGGCTGGCGAGCGCGCCGGCGACCGCGAAGTCGGCGAGATCCGGCTGCGCGGCGAGGCCGTGACGCCCGGCTACCTGACGATGGACGGCCCGGTCGCCACCCAGGACGACGAGGGCTGGCTGAACACCGGCGACCTCGGCTACCTGGTCGACGGCCAGATCGTCATCTGCGGGCGCCGCAAGGACGTCATCATCATGGGCGGCCGCAACCTGTACCCGACGGACATCGAGCGCGCGGCGACGTCGGTCGAGGGCGTGCGGGCCGGCAACGCGGTCGCGGTCCGGCTGGACGCGGGCAGCCGCCGCGAGCGGTTCGCCGTGGTCGTGGAGTCGAAGCTGGCGGGCGACGCCGAGGCGGAGAAGAACCTGGTGAAGCAGGTCTCGGCCCGGGTCCGCGACGCGGTCGACATGCGCCCGTACGCGGTGGTGGTGCTCCCGGCGGGCAGCCTGCCGAAGACGCCGTCGGGCAAGGTCAAGCGCGCGGCCACGGCGGCCCAGTTCGCGGACAGGATCAAGAAGAACGCCGACGCCTGACACGTCACTTTCCCTATGAAAGTGCCGCGCCCCGGAGTCCGGAGGCGTCACTTTTCATAGGGAAAGCTCCGCTTCAGCGCTGCTGGAGGCGTTCGGCGCGCAGGGTGGGCGGGGTGGCGCGCTCGGCCGTCGCCTCCGCCGGGGTGCGGGCGCCCGGCAGGTCGGGGGCGTGGCCCGTCCGCGTGGCGAGCTGGTCCTCCGCCGCGTCGAGGAACTCGTCGACTTCGCGTTCGTCGTAGCCGCGCTTGCCGATCAGCGGCTTCGAGAACACCACGTGGTGCACTTCGGCGGCGGTCAGGTCGTCCTCCTCGGCGAACGTCTTGGCGATCCGCCGGACGAACTCGTCGACCTCGTGCTTGGCGTAGCCACGGCGGCCGATCGGGGCGTTACCGAAGGTGACCTCGGCGAGGTCTTCGGCGGTGAACGACATGCAACTCTCCGATTCCGGGGTTGGGCGGTGCGAACTGCCGTACACCGTCCTAGCCGGAGAACAGGGACCCCCGGAAGGGGCAGACCCCGAAGCTCACCCCGACGGGCGGCCGCCGTCCGCCTGTGAGTGAGCCGGGGTTACGCAGCGCTGTGTGGCCGGGTTCACACCGTCAGCTCCGGCCGAACCACTTCCGCGGCCCCTGCGGGCGCCGCTCCTCGGCCACCGGGCGCGGGTTCCGCAGCTCGACGAGGGCGGCCTCGGCCTCGTCGAGGAACAGGTCGACCTGGGCCTGGTCGTAGCTGCGCATGCCGACCGGCATGATCGTGAACTCGACGTAGTGGATGTCGTCCGCGGTCAGGATGTTGCGCCCGGACAGCGCCTCGGCGATCAGGTCGAGGAACGCGTCGACCTCGTCCTCGTTGTAGCCGCGACGGCCGAACCGGGGTCTGCCGAATGCGATCGCCCGGACTTCGTCGGGGGTCATGGCTTCACCATCCCACCCCTGTCAGCCCGCGTGGAAGGCGTTTTGCGCGGCTGCCAAGCCGGTGCCGACGAGTGCCTCGGTCGCGTCCGCGCACCGGTCCACCTCGAACGGGAGCTCCTTGCGCTCGACCGTCGAGAAGTCCTTCAGCACGAAGTCCGCCGGGTCCTGGCGGCCGGGCGGGCGGCCGATGCCGAAGCGCACGCGGTAGTAGTCGCGGGTGCCGATGGACTTCGTGATCGAACGGAGTCCGTTGTGGCCGTTGTCGCCGCCGCCGAACTTCAGCTTCAGCGCGCCGAAATCGACGTCGAGCTCGTCGTGCACCACCACGACACCGGTCGGCGGCACCTTGTAGAAGCGCGCCGCGCCGACCACGTGGCCACCGGAGAGGTTCATGTACGAGCGAGGCTTCACCAGCACGACGCGGCGGCCGGCCAGCCGTCCCTCGAGGACTTCGCCGCCGGTCTTGTGCGTCTTGAACTTGCCGCCGACGCGGGCGGCGAGCTCGTCCAGCACCATGAACCCGACATTGTGCCGGTTTCCGGCGTACTGGGGTCCGGGATTGCCGAGGCCGGCGAGCAAGATCAGCTCGCCGGCCTCGGGCAGGTCTTCGGTCACGCGCAAACGGTAACAGCGGAGTTATTCGGCGGCTTCGGCCGACTCGTCGCCCGCCTCGGCGGCCTCGTCGTCGGCCTCTTCACGCTGCGGCTCGTTGACGGCCACGACGAGCGACTCGGGGTCGGTGACCAGGGTGGCACCCTGGGGCAGCTCGACCTGGCCCGCGAGGACCTGCGAGCCGATCTCGAGGCCCTCGATCGAGACCTCGAACTGCTCCGGGATGTGCAGCGCCTCGACCTCGACCTGCAGGGTGTCGACGTCCTGGTTGACCAGGCCGCCGGGGCCGGGGTTGCCGGTGACGACGACGGGGACGTCGACGACGATCTTCTCGCCGCGCTTCACGACCAGCAGGTCGACGTGCTCGATGTAGTTCTTGAGCGGGTGCACGACGATGGTCTTCGTCAGCGCGAGCTCGTCGGAGCCCTCGATGGCGAGGGTGATGACGGCGTTGGAGCCGTTCTCACGGACGACGCGGGCGAACTCGATGGCCGGCAGCGCGAAGTGCCGCGGGTCCGAGCCGTGGCCGTACAGAACGGCGGGGATCTTGCCGGCGCGACGCGTGCGACGCGCGGCGCCCTTGCCGAACTCGGTGCGCGGCTCGACGGACAGACGTACCTCGGACACGGTGTGGCACTCCTTCAAATCACGAACATGGTGCGGGAGACAGCATGCTGCGGCGGGGATGCTTGCGTTTTCTGTTCAGGCGGTTGCGTTCGGCGGCGAGTTTGCGGGCGTGCACGACAGCCGGGGCTACTCGAGCCGCCGCGTCGATCACGCCGGGCACCCCATCAGGGCCCCGCCTCGCCGAGACAACCTCAAGAGTGTAAACCAACCTCATCACGGTGGGTTGCGGCGGGGGCACCGACCAGGCTAGAACCCTCCTGAACCCCGGTGCGTGACGACACAAATCCGGTGGCGGGACTTCACCGGCCGAGGTGCACTCGGGCGCAGCGCAAGAGCGAGGGGCGGCAATGCGGGCTGGACGGGGCATGGCGGCGGCGGTGCTGCTGCTGGGCGGACTGCTGGCGGGGTGCCAGGTGGCGGTCCCCGGCAGCGCCGGCGTCTCGGCGGCCGACCGGCAGACGGCGGAGCGGCGCGCCGAGCAGCGTGCCGCGGTCGACGCCGCGCTGACGACGCTGGGCCAGGCGCCCGCGGTCGCGCTGAAGGCCACGATCAAGGGCGCCGAGCAGCAGTTCCGGGTCACCCGCGGCGGCACCGCCCTCGGCGGCGTGCCGCTCGACGGCGGGGTCGTCCAGGTCGCGGCCGTCGGCGGCCAGTTCTACCTCCAGGCCGACGCCGAGTACTGGAAGGCGCACGCGATCGACGAGGGCACGCAGTTCGGCACGAGCTGGGTGCGTTCGCTCGGCTCCGAGCTGCCGCTGGACCCGGCGGCCCGGTTCGCCCCGGCCGCGCTCGCCGACGGCCTCCGCAAGGCACTGCCCGGCCTGGACCGGCTGGGCGAGCCGGTCAAGGCGAAGCTCGCCGACGGCACCGAGGTCTACCAGCTCGGCGCCGCGCCGAGCGTCCTGCGCGTCACCGCGGCCAAGCCCAGCCGCGTCGTCAGCTTCGCGCCGGTGCTGCTCGACCCGCAGGCCGGGCCGAAGTACGGCGCCGAGTTCCAGGTCGCCCCGCTCGCCGGGGACGCGCTGAAAGCGTTCCACACCGACCTCGACACCGCCGTCGGCGCGCTCGGCCAGCCGTTCGAGGGCCTGGTCCAGGCCAGCGCCGTGGTCACCAACGACAAGCTCGACTGCAAGGACTTCGTCGGCTCCTGCACGACGACGGTCGACGTCTCCACCAGCGTCGTCGGCTCGCCGGCGTCGGGGGAGAAGAGCGTCGTGCACATCAACCTCTCGGTCGAGGTGAGCGCCGACTCGCTCGGCGCGCAGACCTGCACGACAGCGGCCGACGCCGAGCCGTACGCGACGATCAAGATGTCCTGCACGGTGAAGTTCAAGCTGCCCAACAAGACGGCCAGCTACCAGGTCCTGTCGAAGCCGAACGCGACCGCGGAGGTCCGCGCGGCGCTCGACGCCAACGCCGTGAAGCAGAAGGTGGCCGCGGAGTTCGCCGCGCTGGGCGGCTGAGCTGGACACCTACCCGGGGGTGCGTTGCTTCCGTTGAAGTAGGGGATCTTCCGTTCCTACGATCGGCCTCGAAGGCCGAATTCGAACGAGGAGATCCAATGGCCAAGCTGGTGGTTTTCGGGGCGACGGGGTACGCCGGTGGCAAGATCAGCGCCGAGGCGCTGCGCCGCGGGCACGAGGTCGTGGGCGTCGCGCGCAACGAGGGCTCGGTGCCCGAAGGCGTCGAGGCGCGGCAGGGTTCGCTGCACGACGAGGAGTTCGTCGCGCAGCTCGCGAAGGACGCCGACGTGCTCGTGGTCGCGACGCCGGCCCGCGCGATCGACGGCAAGAAGCTGATCGACGCCGTGCCCGGGCTGGTCCGCGCCGCGCGCGAGCACGGCGCCCGGTTGTCGTTCGTCGGCGGGGCGTCGAGCCTGCACGTCGCCGAGGGCGGCCCGCGCCTGTTCGACACCCCGGAGTTCCCGGACGAGTACAAGGAAGAAGCGGGCAACCACGCCGAGGTGCTGTACCTGCTGCGCGAGCAGCCGGCCGACCTCG encodes the following:
- a CDS encoding fatty acyl-AMP ligase gives rise to the protein MSRFVDTLVATAAGRGQQRGMVTGEPKEPVRRTWGEVHEEARRIAGGLVANGFQRGAAVAVLAAAPVLIAPTVQAVWLAGGSVTMLHQPTPRTDLAEWAEDTVRVLGMIGSNLVLLGEPFDQLAPVLAEKGIGYRLISDLAGAEPLEDVVVTDEGETALLQLTSGSTADPKAVRITYGNLYSNVKAMVDRAEFDFDVDVMVSWLPTFHDMGMVGFLTVPMTFGVELVKITPVEFLSGPLIWPQLITKYHGTTTAAPNFAYAIVGRRMARVDDDNEYDLSKLRIALNGAEPIDETAVQTFVDAGARFKMPAECVFPAYGMAEATLAVSFAPLFTGLTLDVVEADALEAGNRAVPVAEGDPRRGTDDVRSFALLGRPLDGLEAEIVNEAGERAGDREVGEIRLRGEAVTPGYLTMDGPVATQDDEGWLNTGDLGYLVDGQIVICGRRKDVIIMGGRNLYPTDIERAATSVEGVRAGNAVAVRLDAGSRRERFAVVVESKLAGDAEAEKNLVKQVSARVRDAVDMRPYAVVVLPAGSLPKTPSGKVKRAATAAQFADRIKKNADA
- a CDS encoding DivIVA domain-containing protein; amino-acid sequence: MTPDEVRAIAFGRPRFGRRGYNEDEVDAFLDLIAEALSGRNILTADDIHYVEFTIMPVGMRSYDQAQVDLFLDEAEAALVELRNPRPVAEERRPQGPRKWFGRS
- a CDS encoding 50S ribosomal protein L25/general stress protein Ctc, which translates into the protein MSEVRLSVEPRTEFGKGAARRTRRAGKIPAVLYGHGSDPRHFALPAIEFARVVRENGSNAVITLAIEGSDELALTKTIVVHPLKNYIEHVDLLVVKRGEKIVVDVPVVVTGNPGPGGLVNQDVDTLQVEVEALHIPEQFEVSIEGLEIGSQVLAGQVELPQGATLVTDPESLVVAVNEPQREEADDEAAEAGDESAEAAE
- a CDS encoding DivIVA domain-containing protein, producing the protein MSFTAEDLAEVTFGNAPIGRRGYAKHEVDEFVRRIAKTFAEEDDLTAAEVHHVVFSKPLIGKRGYDEREVDEFLDAAEDQLATRTGHAPDLPGARTPAEATAERATPPTLRAERLQQR
- a CDS encoding 4-(cytidine 5'-diphospho)-2-C-methyl-D-erythritol kinase, with translation MLAVVPPPVTVRVPAKVNLHLSVDDLREDGYHELVTVFQALSLTDEVTVAVTDDPGIEVYGEGEGTVPTGPENLAWRAVEALAKHVGRTGEPKVRVVLRKGIPVAGGMAGGSADAAATLVGLASLWNLDVTRDELAGLAAGLGSDVPFALYGGTALGTGRGEHLVPVLSRHTFHWVLAFDSEGLSTPKVFKELDRLRAAGKPPRIGSHTPVVEALASGDPRQLALLLGNDLQAAAVSLRPELRRTLRAGVNAGALAGTVSGSGPTCAFLCEGANSAVEVAAELSGAGVCRTVRVAHGPVPGARVVGGDDANRPTPPRVHA
- a CDS encoding ASCH domain-containing protein produces the protein MKHAEFAFPGALRDKLVAAILRGEKTSTTGLLAEYEKYGEELPVVGERELMIDSAGVGVAVLETTEVRVLPLSEVDLRHALDEGEGFTSVAEWRADHTDYWQSAEMRAAMEDPEFTVDDTTQVVATRFVIVERIG
- a CDS encoding NAD(P)-dependent oxidoreductase encodes the protein MAKLVVFGATGYAGGKISAEALRRGHEVVGVARNEGSVPEGVEARQGSLHDEEFVAQLAKDADVLVVATPARAIDGKKLIDAVPGLVRAAREHGARLSFVGGASSLHVAEGGPRLFDTPEFPDEYKEEAGNHAEVLYLLREQPADLDWFYVSPAAEFGAWVPGERTGTFRLGGDVLLTDENGKSFIGGDDYAIAYVDEIEQPKHSRARFTVAY
- a CDS encoding TetR/AcrR family transcriptional regulator; the encoded protein is MAGRRTDTRERIQRVALELFAEQGYEGSSLREIAERLEVTKAALYYHFRTKEDIVTSLLEDWGTALDDLLERETRPEELLTAYAGLVESKFGPVIGLVQRNATALKAIAAGAGLADRMLRLHERLCGGSDAPEASLRARLALVAVQLTSVEGGPETPPDVALAVGLDILSPGRNADT
- the pth gene encoding aminoacyl-tRNA hydrolase, with protein sequence MTEDLPEAGELILLAGLGNPGPQYAGNRHNVGFMVLDELAARVGGKFKTHKTGGEVLEGRLAGRRVVLVKPRSYMNLSGGHVVGAARFYKVPPTGVVVVHDELDVDFGALKLKFGGGDNGHNGLRSITKSIGTRDYYRVRFGIGRPPGRQDPADFVLKDFSTVERKELPFEVDRCADATEALVGTGLAAAQNAFHAG
- a CDS encoding ABC-F family ATP-binding cassette domain-containing protein, translating into MANLVNLESVSKSYGIRPLLDGVSLGIAAGQRIGVVGLNGGGKTTLLEVLSGLAEPDSGRVSHVGGLRMAVVTQRTELPDGSTVGDVVLERYGAEHEWAADARVRSIVDGLGITAIGLDKPTANLSGGERRRVSLAAALTGELDLVVLDEPTNHLDVEGVRWLADHLLTRRIAVVVVTHDRWFLDTVATLTWEVANGRVEQYEGGYADWIFARAERARLAATAEEKRQNLARKELAWLRRGPQARSSKPRYRIEAAEALIADVPPPRDSVELQAFAKRRLGKTVLELEDTTYAVGDRTLLDHVTWRIGPGDRIGLVGVNGSGKTSLLKLLGGDIEGSTGRRIEGKTVALAHLRQELDDLPGDLRVLQAIEQVAGRVVFGKQEMTASQLGEKLGFPQARQWTPVGDLSGGERRRLQLCRLLMAEPNVLLLDEPTNDLDIDTLQQLEDLLDGWPGTMVVVSHDRYLVERVCDTIVALFGDGRITHLPGGIEEYLNRRSAAKESTGPSPSAAKVEAKKSAADLRAAQKDLGRLERKLDQLHAKEEKLHASLLAAATDPAKLMELNAELKGVQGEIEDVEARWLETSELLE